The proteins below come from a single Candidatus Cloacimonadota bacterium genomic window:
- a CDS encoding SIS domain-containing protein: GGSNCDAIHFAEEFTGRYRKDRQPLPVIAISDSSHITCVANDYGFSEVFARGVEAYGTEGDILIAISTSGNSENVIRAVEKAHNLGLFTIGLLGKDGGKMKELVDVELIVAGKTTDRIQEVHMIILHIIIEMTERILFPANYE; the protein is encoded by the coding sequence GGGCGGGAGTAACTGTGATGCCATTCATTTTGCCGAAGAGTTTACCGGAAGATATAGAAAAGATAGACAACCATTACCTGTTATAGCTATTTCCGATTCCAGCCATATAACTTGTGTTGCTAACGATTACGGATTTAGTGAAGTTTTTGCCAGAGGAGTTGAAGCATACGGGACAGAGGGGGATATCCTGATAGCTATCTCTACCAGCGGTAACTCTGAAAACGTCATCAGAGCAGTTGAAAAAGCGCATAATTTGGGATTGTTTACTATCGGATTATTAGGTAAAGATGGTGGTAAAATGAAGGAGTTGGTCGATGTGGAATTGATAGTGGCAGGCAAAACCACCGATCGCATCCAAGAGGTACACATGATTATCCTCCATATTATAATCGAAATGACCGAGAGAATACTCTTTCCGGCAAATTATGAGTAA